The sequence CCTGTTTTTAAAGGTAAAATAGAAACCGCGGTTGGTAAAGAAGGCGGTAATTCATAGGTTGTGGCATAAACATAAGAACAATAATCTGAATCACCATATTGGTTAAATGCCTTTATCCGATAATAATAGGTTGTTAGCGGCAGAAGATTGGTGTCTTGATAATTTATTGTGTTAGGTGGTAAGGTGGCTAATTGGGTATAAATTCCATCTGTCGTTGCCTTTTCAACAATAAAGCCTGATTCATCTTTTGAGTTATCAATCCAGCCCAGGTCTATTTGAGACGAAGAAAGCACCTTTGTGGTTAAACTACCCGGGGCAATGGATGGTTTTTTATCACCCGCCCCGATGGCATAAAATTCTCTATCCGCTCCAACATAGATAGTGCCATCCTGACCAATAACTGGAGAAGTGCTAATTTTAGAATCAAGGGTATAATTCCATTTTAATCTTCCGTTAGATAAAAAACAGGATAAATTATCCTTTGAAACAGTGTAAATATTTCCCGCAGAATCAATAATCGGCGAAATATCCATTGCGGCAAGAGGATATTCCCATAGAATTTGTCCAGATTCTTCCAGAGCAATAAAACTACCTTTTTCTGAATCATAACAATAAAGGACATTATCAACACCTATCACTGGTGAAAATTTCATTGCTATCTTTTCAATCTTCCATCGAACTATGCCTTGCGGTGTAAAAGAATAAAGACCATTAATCAACCCAATATAGATATTTCCATTTGAGTCAAGAGCAGGTGAGGTAAATGCACTGCCAGCTTTATTGTATTGCCATTTAATATTGCCTTTTGAATCAAGACAAAATAACCCGCCATTTATTCCCTCAGCACCGATGTAGATATTACCATTATCATCAATTATAGGTGTTTGGGTAATAGTTACCTCACTAACTTCACTTGTCCATCTGATTCTTCCATCTGGATGGATAGAATATATTTTCCCATTGGAAGTAAAGGTAAAAATCGCCAGATTAGGAGCGATTACAGGTGAAGATTCAACTGGAAATTTAACCGGATATTTCCATTTTAAACTTCCATTTGGTGTAAGAGCATATAGATTGTTATCTGAAGAGACAATATAGATAACTCCATCTTCCCCAATGGCTGGCGAGGTATTTATCTTGCCATTAACCAGATATTTCCATATTAATTTTCCTTGAGGTGAAAAACAATAAAGATATGAATCTTCTGCCCCAACATAAATTCTTCCATGAATGTCGATTATTGGATTAGAACGGTAAAGTTTGCTTTTAATGGCATAAGTCCAGGAAATACCAGGAGATTCCACACCGATATAGGGACTTATCCGGCGTGATTGAATTTTAGATGGAGGTTGAGATGGTGTTGGATGTGTTTGGGCTCTGGCTATATTTGAGTAATCAGAATCCCCTGCTTGATTAAAGGCACGAAGATAATAGTAATAAATTGTATCTGGCTTAAGGTTTGAATCAGTATAAGAAGTCATATTTGCAGGGACAATCGCTATCTGGACAAATTCTTTTTTATCAGAGGCTTTACGCTCTATTTTAAATCCAGATTCATTATCTGAATTATCCTCCCAGGTGAGTTGTATCTTACTTTCAGAGATAACCTTTGCCTCAAAATGCAGTGGTGAGGAAGGAATCGTTTGGATTATTTTCACCACAGCCTCATTCGAGTATTCAGAATTGCCTGTCTGGTTATATGCTCGTAGCCGATATGAATAATCAATATCAGGTAGAAGCCCTTTATCCTGATATTCAGTTGTATTTTTTGAAACTGTATCTATTTGTGCATACATCCCATCTTTTTGTCTTCTTTCTATTTTGAAGCCTGATTCATTATCTGAATTATCCTGCCACATCAATTTTACTTTATCAGGTGATATAGTTAGAAGGTGAAGATTCGTCGGTGAGATTGGCAGAATGTCTAATGTCAAACATTCTACTTCATTGGAATAGTCAGAATCCCCCATTAAATTATAAGCCCGGAGACGATAAAAGTAACTGGTATTCTGTTGTAAATCCTTATCCTGGTAAGCAATCACATCCGCTGGTAATATCGCAATTTGTGTCCAGAACTGTTCTTTTGTGCATCGCTCCAGTTTAAATCCTTGTTCATTTTTTGAATTATCCTCCCAGCAAAGGTTTATTTGAGTCGTGGAAATAGGTTTTGCCAGTAATCCTGATGGTGAATAGGGAGGAATATCCTTTGTTGTTGCCTTCTGTTCATTTGAATAACTTGATTTGCCGGCTTGATTATATGACATTATTCGATAATAATAAGTGGTATTTGGCTCTAATTTTTTATCCTCATAAGTCGTTGTATTTGCTGGAATGCTGGTTATTTTCCCATAGTTTCCTTCTTCTACTTTTCGCTCTAATTCAAATCCTGTTTCATTATCTGAATTATCCTGCCAGGATAAATTTATTTGATTTGAAGATATAGAACTAATTTTAAGGTTTGTTGGGACAAATGACCTGACCGGTAATGTCTTTACAGATAATAAATTTGAGTATTCAGAATGACCGGAGCGATTATAGGCACGAACTCGATAGTAATAAGTAAGATTAGGTATCAGGTCAGAATCTTGATATGAGGTTGTATCTTGTTCCAAAATGGCGATTGTTGTATAACCTGGCTCAGTTTCCACCCTTCTTTCAATCTTAAATCCAGCCTCATTATTCGAGTTGTCTTGCCATGAAAGGCTTATCGCCGTGCTTATATTTGATGCCCCGGTTAGTTTAGTTGGTGGTGAAGGAACAATATCCAATGTTCTTATCCCCGCGGAGTTTGAATACTCCGAGTTACCAACTTTATTGTATGCCCTTATCCGATAGGAATAAAATGTATCTTTTGTCAACCTTTCATCTGTGTAGGAAGTGGTATTTGGAGGAAGGATTTTTATTTGAACATATTCTTTTGATAGTAATGCCCGCTCTATTTTAAATCCCGCTTCATCATTTGAGTTATCACTCCAGGAGAGTTTTATTGCTGATTTTGAAACAGGCTCAAGTTGCAGATTTGTTGGAGCGGCAGGTGGAACAGGAGTAACAGTGGGTTTCGGAATAATAGGTGGAATGGAAATAACCACGGGTTTCGGAATAGCAGGTGAAGTAGGAACAACAACCTCAGGCGCAGGAACAACAGGAGGAATTTGTGGAGGTAATGGTTGAGGTTGAATTGAAACTGTCGCTATCTTTATCTCAACTGGAGGTTGTAATGGTGGCACAGGTTGAACTGGGGCTGGAGTTACTTCCACTTCAGTTATAGGTTGCGGAGTTGGTGTTGGTAATAAAGGTTTAGTCGTTGTAGAGGATTCAACTGAATATTGGGAAAAGCCCATTTTATTATAAGGCACAACTCGATAGAAATAAGTGGTCTCTGCTTGAAGGTCTGAGTCTAAAAATGAGGTCGAGTTAGCAGGTAATTCTTTTATTAATGTCCATTTTGGCTCGTCTTCTAATTGACGATAAACTCTATATCCAATTTCGTTATCGGCGTTATCTTGCCAGGTAATCCTTATTTCGCTTTGAGATACTGATGTTACAATGAGATTAGTTGGTGAAACAGGAGGAATAATTTTTACCTCTTTTACTACTACTACTTCTTCTTTCGCTTTAGGGGTAGGAATTTTTAGCTTTTGAGCAATAGGAGTAATTTGCGAGGTAATTGCATATAAATTTCTATCACGGCTACCAACATATATTGTTCCTTCCTGGTCTATAGCTAAAGATGTAGGACCAAAACCTATTTTATAACTCCAGAGTATTTCACCTTTTTCTGGTTCAATCGCATAGATATTACCGTCAAAAGTGGCAATATAAAGCGTTCCATTTGAGGTAATAACTGGTGCACAATTAAAAATCCGACCTATTTTTGTGGTCCAGACACCTTTTGGAGTAATTCCATAAAGTCCTTCTTCGGTCCCAATATAAATCGAGCCATCTTTAGATACCACTGGTGAAGAATAAACAGTTGAATTAAGTGGGATAGAATTCATGCTTCCATCTTTATTTATAATTGATAATGTTTTATCCGAAGAGCCAATATAAACATTTCCTGCGGAATCAATTGTGGGTGATGAAAAGATAGATTTTTGGACATCTTTTTTAAAGATAAGAGTTCCGTCAGGAGCAATTGCGTGCAAATTACCATCATTACTTCCAATATAGATTATCCCATCCTGACTAATAGCAGGCGAAGATTGAATCATGCTTTCTGTGTCATATTTCCATCTGAGGCTTCCGTTTTTATTTATGGCATAAAGTTTTCCATCTACCGTGCCAATAAAGATGGTTTCATCATCACTAACTGCGATGGCGGATGTTTTAATTTTACTATGAGTCGGGTACACCCATTGAGTTTCATAATTTGAATTAAAACACAGGATATGACCATCACTTACACCGACATAAATATTACCTTGTTTTGAGATAGCGGGTGTTGAGTCAATTTCAACACCAATGGAAATAATCTTTTCTTTTTTACCTGAAGAAGATACAATGTGTAAGTCTCCTGCCTCTGTTACCAGATATATTTTTCCTTGTTGGTCAATTACCGGGGGAGCAAAGACATATTTGTTGACATAATAATTCCATTTAAGGATAGGTTGGTGTATTTGGGTTGCACTACTTCTTGCAGAGCGTTGTGGGTCATGTTGAAACATAGGCCACGAATCACCTGCGGCAAAAACACCATCATTCCCTAACTGGATTAATATTAACAATCCTGATAATACTATCCCCCGGCAAATTCTTATAAATTTATATTCTTTTTTTTCTGCGAGCAATAATTTTTCTTCTTCTTTCGCTTGGTTTTTCATAATACTCCCGTTTCTTCATTTCAGTAATTATCCCTGCCTGTTGGCACGAACGCTTAAATCTTCGTAAAGCATTATCTAAAGATTCATCCTGTCGGATGTTTATCCCTGCGGGCATATTCCTTCAACTCCCTTCTATATATAATTAAAGTATATTCAATGAACAGTAGATATTTTATCACTCACCGATAACCTCATCACTGATTACCAGAGTTTCACTTTGGATGATGAGGTATCAAATTACCCTCAACAGAGCAATAGACTACTATTTACTGACTACTCTTTACTATCCTGGTGGCCATCCCATTTTCCTACCTCCCAAAAGGTGAAAATGAATATGAAATACTTCTTGACCGGCATCTCTATTACAATTTGTAACTAATCTAAATCCACTTTTGTCGATATTATTTTCAATAGCTAATTTTTTAGCCAGCAAGTAAATATGTCCAACTAAATCTTTATCTATTTCTTGTAAGTCCAAAATAGTTGGGATATGCGTTTTGGGCACAATCAAAATATGAACTGGTGCTTGCGGGGAAATATCAGCAAAAGCAATAACTTTATCGTCCTGATGAATTATCTTTGCTGGTATCTCGCCGTTGATGATTTTACAAAATATACACGCCATATGTTCTCCTGAAAATAGCGAATTAGAGATTAGCGAATTAGTATAGTATCCACAGACTCGTATCCTCTGGTGTAGAACAGATATTCCCCCTTAATAAAGGGGGTTAGGGGGTTGTTCTTTCATTATTTTCATTCCCCTTTGTGAGCCGCAGGCTCATGAGCGTTTCCCCTGAAAATAGCCGTAAGAATAGAACACGGATGACACGGATTTAACGGATTTTCGCTGATTTTTTTCTCTTTTTTCTGTCTTCTATCTTCTATCCGCGAATATCCGCATCATCAGCGTGCTATTATTTTTCATCGTCCTTTGTGCCCTGCAGGGGCATGAGCGTTCTCTTAAAAATAGTTTTTTCACGCAAAGGTAATTTTCCCCTTATTTCCCTTTGCGTTCTTTGCGTGCTTTGCGTGAAACTTCTACTCTCTTAAATACTTTTCATATCCTAATTCATTCAATTTTTTATCTTTCTCATCTAATTCTGTGGCTAGTTTATTCTGATATTTTTTTAATTGGGTATAAAGAGTCGGATATTTCAGGGCTAAGATTCGTATCGTCAAAAGACCTGCGTTTTTTGCCCCCAATTCGCCAATAGACATAGTTGCTACAGGAATACCACATGGCATCTGAAGTATAGAATATAACGCATCAAATCCTTCAAGGGCAGACTGTGTGCTTGAAACAGGAACACCAATTACTGGCAGAAGTGTTTGAGAACTTACTACCCCGGGTAATGCCGCGGATAACCCTGCACCACAAATTAGCACCTCTAAACCTTTTTCTATAGCGTTTTGGGCATATTCTATTGTTTTTCCTAATGTTTTATGGGCAGAGGTAATAACTATTTCATACTTAATTTTAAAAGCCTCTAAAATTTTAATGGTTTGACTCATCACCGTAAGGTCAGAATCACTACCAATAAGAATTCCAACTAACACTTTATCCATTTTATTTTATTCAATTATACCATACGATAAAAATTAAGTCAACTAAAATTTACAACCTGTGCAGGTAGAAAATTAAGGAAGCAGATTTTTAATAGTAAACGAAACGAGCGGATTTAGTAAGCGGATTTAACGGATTTAGCGGAAAAAGAAATAAAAAAAAATCCGCTTAATCCGTTTAATCCGCTTACTAAAAAATCTGTTTAATCATCTTACAAAAAAATTCGACCTGTGCAGTTAACTTTAGACCTGTGTTCAAAAAGGAGATATGGAGATAAAGGAGATAAGGGGATATATTTAGAAGTT is a genomic window of bacterium containing:
- a CDS encoding PQQ-binding-like beta-propeller repeat protein — protein: MKNQAKEEEKLLLAEKKEYKFIRICRGIVLSGLLILIQLGNDGVFAAGDSWPMFQHDPQRSARSSATQIHQPILKWNYYVNKYVFAPPVIDQQGKIYLVTEAGDLHIVSSSGKKEKIISIGVEIDSTPAISKQGNIYVGVSDGHILCFNSNYETQWVYPTHSKIKTSAIAVSDDETIFIGTVDGKLYAINKNGSLRWKYDTESMIQSSPAISQDGIIYIGSNDGNLHAIAPDGTLIFKKDVQKSIFSSPTIDSAGNVYIGSSDKTLSIINKDGSMNSIPLNSTVYSSPVVSKDGSIYIGTEEGLYGITPKGVWTTKIGRIFNCAPVITSNGTLYIATFDGNIYAIEPEKGEILWSYKIGFGPTSLAIDQEGTIYVGSRDRNLYAITSQITPIAQKLKIPTPKAKEEVVVVKEVKIIPPVSPTNLIVTSVSQSEIRITWQDNADNEIGYRVYRQLEDEPKWTLIKELPANSTSFLDSDLQAETTYFYRVVPYNKMGFSQYSVESSTTTKPLLPTPTPQPITEVEVTPAPVQPVPPLQPPVEIKIATVSIQPQPLPPQIPPVVPAPEVVVPTSPAIPKPVVISIPPIIPKPTVTPVPPAAPTNLQLEPVSKSAIKLSWSDNSNDEAGFKIERALLSKEYVQIKILPPNTTSYTDERLTKDTFYSYRIRAYNKVGNSEYSNSAGIRTLDIVPSPPTKLTGASNISTAISLSWQDNSNNEAGFKIERRVETEPGYTTIAILEQDTTSYQDSDLIPNLTYYYRVRAYNRSGHSEYSNLLSVKTLPVRSFVPTNLKISSISSNQINLSWQDNSDNETGFELERKVEEGNYGKITSIPANTTTYEDKKLEPNTTYYYRIMSYNQAGKSSYSNEQKATTKDIPPYSPSGLLAKPISTTQINLCWEDNSKNEQGFKLERCTKEQFWTQIAILPADVIAYQDKDLQQNTSYFYRLRAYNLMGDSDYSNEVECLTLDILPISPTNLHLLTISPDKVKLMWQDNSDNESGFKIERRQKDGMYAQIDTVSKNTTEYQDKGLLPDIDYSYRLRAYNQTGNSEYSNEAVVKIIQTIPSSPLHFEAKVISESKIQLTWEDNSDNESGFKIERKASDKKEFVQIAIVPANMTSYTDSNLKPDTIYYYYLRAFNQAGDSDYSNIARAQTHPTPSQPPSKIQSRRISPYIGVESPGISWTYAIKSKLYRSNPIIDIHGRIYVGAEDSYLYCFSPQGKLIWKYLVNGKINTSPAIGEDGVIYIVSSDNNLYALTPNGSLKWKYPVKFPVESSPVIAPNLAIFTFTSNGKIYSIHPDGRIRWTSEVSEVTITQTPIIDDNGNIYIGAEGINGGLFCLDSKGNIKWQYNKAGSAFTSPALDSNGNIYIGLINGLYSFTPQGIVRWKIEKIAMKFSPVIGVDNVLYCYDSEKGSFIALEESGQILWEYPLAAMDISPIIDSAGNIYTVSKDNLSCFLSNGRLKWNYTLDSKISTSPVIGQDGTIYVGADREFYAIGAGDKKPSIAPGSLTTKVLSSSQIDLGWIDNSKDESGFIVEKATTDGIYTQLATLPPNTINYQDTNLLPLTTYYYRIKAFNQYGDSDYCSYVYATTYELPPSLPTAVSILPLKTGSKLQLAWQNPPEKTFSHLQIYRSIVKDNIGNLIADEIKKNTYLDTDLVNNLPYYYRFVVCDIYGNKSMPSTPYIGIAKDTVLPEIIDYTPVGENISPETVITLTFNEKMDNKSIIGAFSINPPTTGTFTWEANKLIFKPLSDLYGNTKYTISVSKQACDMSGNNLQKPVKWQFMTFNPVPIIWSYSPVDLSPTIFEGEAMTFEVYASDSNDNVLRYSWKLDGVEKSKTNSWTYTPSATEAGVKRLILSITDGTSMTLQNWTITVLDRNIPPKLSLPKQEIIINTNELLQFNISAEDEDGDLLGYTTSPLPEGAYFSEMTKIFSWRPTNAQNGIYRIIFKVNDGKGGEDEKEIKIYVNRPPIIE
- the rpsU gene encoding 30S ribosomal protein S21, coding for MPAGINIRQDESLDNALRRFKRSCQQAGIITEMKKREYYEKPSERRRKIIARRKKRI
- a CDS encoding histidine triad nucleotide-binding protein, with the translated sequence MACIFCKIINGEIPAKIIHQDDKVIAFADISPQAPVHILIVPKTHIPTILDLQEIDKDLVGHIYLLAKKLAIENNIDKSGFRLVTNCNRDAGQEVFHIHFHLLGGRKMGWPPG
- the purE gene encoding 5-(carboxyamino)imidazole ribonucleotide mutase, with translation MDKVLVGILIGSDSDLTVMSQTIKILEAFKIKYEIVITSAHKTLGKTIEYAQNAIEKGLEVLICGAGLSAALPGVVSSQTLLPVIGVPVSSTQSALEGFDALYSILQMPCGIPVATMSIGELGAKNAGLLTIRILALKYPTLYTQLKKYQNKLATELDEKDKKLNELGYEKYLRE